A portion of the Neorhodopirellula lusitana genome contains these proteins:
- a CDS encoding MotA/TolQ/ExbB proton channel family protein, translating into MTRKLIPVAAGLIATVVFYAFVHVANLASLNRYFLGHPVAVAATTLFCIAGGILAFKAIGIAKQQSGLRLLRDEDLLPAAIDGAASPSEAWQAQNDAGLMARTWQSMLAELPASTRNNQLVRRLDEVLTRQSHRTTTGDLPEDLRELSIRDADDAHDSLGLIRIIVWAIPMLGFLGTVIGITQTLGGLDFTDGTAAVDRLKSGLYVAFDTTALGLVLSVVAIFLQFPVERGQQTLLGEIDSRVRKLVSTALPSDDPADNQTELITHLCRGIEVAIAQSLSTQATLWQSTIEEAQQAWRSQHTEGAEQFRQLLQATMQPALAHHADRIAQTIGQLDSAATTVGDSLRQQTAEWKGAMQDTAKEVQTHRRTLMTHVEAMTTLATLQAEQDQQNRETLKLARDGQESRSLPGSGDSNLDPAVTNAMTTLARAVEALSTRLPEASRLPESAEMHPSTSPAESRRKLGRAA; encoded by the coding sequence ATGACTCGCAAACTAATTCCGGTGGCCGCCGGTTTAATCGCCACCGTTGTCTTTTACGCGTTCGTTCATGTTGCCAACTTGGCATCGCTGAACCGGTACTTCTTGGGCCACCCGGTCGCTGTCGCGGCCACAACCCTGTTTTGCATCGCTGGTGGGATTCTCGCTTTCAAAGCGATCGGAATCGCAAAGCAACAAAGCGGTCTGCGTCTATTACGTGACGAAGACTTGTTGCCGGCTGCGATCGATGGTGCGGCGTCACCTTCCGAAGCTTGGCAGGCTCAAAACGATGCCGGACTGATGGCGCGTACCTGGCAATCCATGCTTGCCGAGTTGCCCGCGTCAACCCGCAACAACCAACTCGTGCGTCGGCTCGATGAGGTGCTCACTCGCCAATCCCACCGCACCACCACCGGCGATCTGCCGGAAGATCTGCGTGAGCTCTCCATCCGAGACGCTGACGACGCCCACGATTCGCTCGGCCTGATCCGCATCATCGTTTGGGCGATTCCCATGCTCGGGTTCCTTGGGACCGTGATCGGCATTACTCAAACACTGGGCGGCCTCGATTTCACCGACGGAACCGCCGCCGTCGATCGACTGAAGAGCGGTCTCTACGTGGCGTTCGATACAACCGCGTTGGGCTTGGTCCTTTCGGTCGTTGCCATCTTCTTGCAGTTCCCAGTTGAAAGAGGCCAGCAAACGCTGCTCGGCGAAATTGATTCTCGAGTTCGCAAGCTCGTATCGACCGCGTTGCCATCGGACGACCCTGCGGACAATCAAACCGAATTGATCACGCACCTTTGCCGCGGCATCGAAGTCGCAATCGCTCAATCGTTATCGACTCAAGCCACCTTGTGGCAATCAACGATCGAAGAGGCGCAGCAAGCGTGGCGAAGTCAGCACACCGAGGGCGCAGAGCAATTCCGGCAGCTTTTGCAAGCCACGATGCAGCCCGCACTCGCTCACCACGCTGATCGGATCGCACAAACCATCGGACAACTCGATTCCGCTGCCACCACCGTAGGCGACTCCCTTCGTCAGCAGACCGCGGAGTGGAAGGGGGCGATGCAAGACACCGCCAAGGAAGTGCAGACACATCGGCGTACGCTGATGACACATGTCGAAGCGATGACGACTTTGGCGACGCTGCAAGCCGAACAGGATCAACAAAATCGTGAGACGCTGAAACTCGCACGTGATGGCCAAGAGTCTCGCAGTCTTCCTGGTTCAGGCGATTCAAACTTGGATCCCGCGGTCACCAATGCGATGACGACATTAGCTCGAGCCGTCGAAGCGTTGTCGACCCGTTTACCAGAGGCGTCTCGTTTGCCAGAGTCAGCCGAGATGCACCCGTCGACCAGCCCTGCTGAGTCGCGTCGCAAGCTAGGACGCGCAGCATGA